The genomic interval AATAACACTAACCCTCTGCTATGCTAGCCAGTCATGTCCGGAGCACTTCTGCATACGCAGTTACTACAAATACTGTAACTGCAATGAGCATTTTATATCCTGTGAAAACCTACATGTTTTTGCTCtttacttaaagggttagttcacccataaatgaaaatgatctcatcatttactcaccctcatgacattccagatgtgtataactgtcttctgcagaacgcaaagagttttagaacaatatctcagctctgtgggttcatacaatgcaagtgaatggtggccaaacatttgaagctctaaaaaggatataaaggcagcatttatgtaatccatttgactccagtggttaaatcaatgtcttctgaagcaatccaataggttttgggtgagaacaaaccaaaatgtaactcctttatcacacaaaaaaaaaaaaacttgacagcagtctccttggcgatcatgatttcaagttcgattacacttcctttagcatctagtgctctgcgcatgcgtcctATACAAGGAAGtgcaatcaagcttgaaatcacgattgtGCCAGAGATTGCAATGgctagatgtacagtgaaaataagagttatattttggcccgttctcacccaaaaccgactggatcctttctgaagacattgattaaactactggtgtcgaatggattactttattgTTGCCTTTatctgttttttggagcttcagaggtctggccaccattcactagcgttgaaatgacctacagaactgagatattgttctaaaaatcttcatttgtgttctacggaagaaataaagtaatgcacatctgggatggtatgagggtgaatagatgagagaattttcatttttgggtgaactatccctttaactaagaTAATAAAGTGTTATTTACAGAGTTAAGCTATTGAAGTCTGAGTTACAGCCTGACTTTGTGcacaaaacagataaaaaaagaccTGTGAAATGGAAATTAATAAGTAGCAGAGGAATGAAAGCCTGTCTGCTTGGGACATGACATTGGCttactttaataaaaaatgtggcTTTGTTATTATCTAGTATGTAATTCTATAACATGCACTAAAATGGCCATTTTATATTCTACATTTCTACTTTTTTATGCAGATTTTTATTTCTCCCATTTTTCCCAAATAAAAGATTACTGGTTCTGTAATGTTTAGAGAAATTAGGGACTTATATTCCCACTAGTCCTACTCTGCAAATAAagcatatatgatatatatatatatatatatatatatatatatactgaattgTCTGAACCACAAATATGTATAATACCTGTGCAAACTTGACAAATACTCAGCAGAGAATTTCTCAAAAAGCAAatattttatgtatgtttttcAGTACAAAACTTTTTCTCAGATATGTATGAGGCAATatttaaaatggacaaaaacgTGTTTTGTTGGTGGATTTTTCATTATTCATGTCAAAAGATAAAATGTATTAACATCAATGACTGGGCATGTGTCTTAAGGTCTGCATACAGGTCCAGCCATTGCATAGCTCCATGAAGTAATATTTACTACAAGGCCAATGGTGTCTGATGCATCTTGCACGCATTCGCACAGTATATCAGAAGCAAAGCACACACACCAAGATGTGACTATTGTATGAATGGCAAGAGCTCTATAGCTTGAGTCTGTTGTCCCGAGCCTCCATGGCCTTGGTGGCGATCTCTGCTCTGTCCATTAGTAGCTTGGCTTGCTCATTTGGTTCTTGTGTATGAATGTTCCGGAGTAGAAAGTGACTGATGAAAAGCTTCATGCCTTCCCGAAGCATTCTCAGCTTGGGAATTCCAGAGATCCTAGCACACAGTGGTACAAACACAGGCAGATATTGACACACAGAagccttttaaaaaaattaactctgactacaCTACACATCATCTATTTTCTCAGTTCAGATCTTtcatatttgatgtttttttattaaaaaaaaaaaaaaaaaacatttttgtaacatttctactatatatttttttaatttgcactTTCGAATTAATATTTAACCATTCAAGTTATAACTGTAATAGCAAAGCTAATAAATTCATATACACATTACCTCTTCCTTTTATAATTTATAGTTAGAATTTACATTATTTCCATTGTGAACAAAACCTCCTAAACAACACAAAAAACTTTTCTAAATAGTAATGTCATGCTTTTGCCTTggataattacaaaaaataatgtaGTCATCTGATACATGCCCTTAATAAATTGGAAGTTGGTAAACCATTGAAAATTATTGAAcatttgtatatataaatattattcatTTCTCTAGTACAGATACTCACCTGCCAAATATATTCACAAGATCCTCTGGCTCCGTTTCTCCAAGAAGTTTCAAGAAAATCTGTTTCAGGAATTTGACTTTAGGCTTATCAAGCTCTCCAAATTCAATAGCcttatgaaaaagaaagaaaatatgttAAAAAGATTAGGCATCCTTTAACAAATGATTCATATAGAGGACTGAATATACAACATTACAAACAGTAtaattcatatattcattctctTGGAGAGGGGTGGGCAAATATTACCTTAAGAATGGAAAGGGAAAGACACTTCCTATGTAAAAGATGTGTGACCAGCTGGACCAGGTTACTGAAGGACCTGCTGGAAAGGTTTGCCAGGTCTTTGAACTTGTCCCATAAACTGAACTGAAAGGTCATCTAATGAATAGAAGCAAAGGAGATGAATGCATTATTTacattaacaaaaatgttttaattcataATTCTCATATATGAAACAGAAAACATCAACTAACTGGGTCTAAGCAGTTTGACCTATATAAgcaatatttgaatatttaagacctttttttaacACTACTGTATACTTACAATATaagttattatatataaaattaactaCTTGCAacttaaaatacacaaaatattttgcatatttaaatttgtattgATCATCATCTGAAAGTTCTTTGCTTGAGCATAATTTTTAGCAGCTCCTAATGCAGTGAAAACTAGCAATCAGTGCTGTTCCACTCTACCTGGAACCGTCGATCATGTGAGCAAAATTTTTCTGCCAGAACCGCATAGAATCTATTGAAACTTTTCTCCTGCAGGCAGCAGTCCATCAGAACATGAACAATTTCCCGTTCTTGCTGATCTTTCAATCCTAGCctgagagaaaaaagattcaactGAATAATTCATAATTTTTGACAAATATTTGGTCAAAACAGAATGGAGTCTGGTGACATGCAAGTTTACTGTAAACTAAACGCAAATCTTTACAGCATTCCTCTCATTTTCCTTTTTTGAACCTAATATTACAGAAGCTTTCACTCTCTATTACAACAGATCTTATCTGAACTAAACATTCAAAACCAAACATTTATGCGTCATAACTATTTTGTACTTTTCTTCCTCACGAGCGTATCAGTAGGTAAACAAAAAAAGTGCCACTTTGAAATATATTCTGGTCATTGTGTAGTCATGCATGTCATTTGTTTAAACATCTTACAAAGCATTTGAATCAATTATTTGAACCAAATATCATCGAAACAGCTTAATACTAGTATCGACAATCGATCCAACATTAGAGTTGCATATTATGgaagaacaattacttttccagATACTGTGACTGCATAAGAGTTATGACTTACTGTCAGTTGCtaattgtgattaaaaaattTGCCCAAAGGGACAACATGGGCTATGCATGTGAAAAtcaattaaaagaaaagaaagaaaaatagagcATGTTAGCATGAATTTGAGGTGAAAGTTAGCTGACAAACCTAAGAAGTTTCTCAAAGGCATCCAAAAAGTCTTCACTTGACATAAGCACACAGAAAATGTTCCTCCTAATGTCTGTGTTCATTCTCTGTTTGCGTGCAAGCTCCAACATCTTTGCGCTGTACTGCAAATTCACAAAGTAAAAATTCAGATGAACATCTGCGCCTGGACCTTGACCCTCATAAAGCCAAAATACACTCAATTGCACCACCAAATGCCATAAATGTCAGAACATACTTTTCACTTTGTTTCTTACCTGTTCCCCTTTTGTGGGCTGGTTGGTTATCTTGTTTTCATGGTCGTCAATCATAGGTGCTCCACTCCAGGAAGATCCCACAATCCACCAACGGCCAACACGCTCAGCCTCCAGAAGATTCTCTAGTGAGACTCTCAACTTCATGTCACTGCTGCCTGCACTGCTGTGAATCTATCAGGAGTCAGCGGGAAAAGACAGCTTTCCAGCATTAACCAGAACACAGTTAAAGTTGAAATTGAGTGCTCAAAAGTTCTGTAACCATGTAATTGACTACAGACATTTTCGttgtttctgtttaaaaaaaaaaaagaatgttacaAAGCTTATGTTACAAAACTCAAATCATTGTGGCTATATCAAACTGTGGAGTTCGTCTGCCCCCCAGTGGACAGGGCAAGCAGTACAATGAGTTATACAACATTAATcccaaaaatttattttaccATTAAGGTTTGAATCATTTTAATTTGCACCTCCAATTTcgtttggtggcacagaaattacatacttcagctttaataacaTAACATTAATAAATTTCTGACCAACGTCCTCTGGAGTTTCCTTAATTTCTCCATGGGTTCAGGGTCATAACCTGGAATCTTCCGCATGTCGTTGTTCTTCAGGGCCAGCATAGTCTCCAACATAAATCGAATCTGAGAGGCAagccaacaaaaaaacaaacaaacaaacaaaaaacataagaccACCAGGATTTTAGGTTATTAAGGGCAGCAGATTCAGTTTTAACCTAACAATTATGCATTTTAGAAAGGTAACTGGTCAAATTATCTAACAATCCAACCCATTACATGGTAACAGAACTGTCAGATTAAGTTGCCTTCCATTGTGCTTAAGCTTGATTATTTTTTCTAAACAGAAATTAATCGACAATAAACAGTTAATGACTCAAAATTTTCATTAGTGGCTTATGATCTGATCACCATTACCATAATCTAGCACTATGACAATACTGTCACAGTATTGTGATGTTCCTGCCCCTTGAGACCTAACTTATGAGCCTCTTATGAGCATTGTCTTGTAGGTCTTATTACTAGAAAAGAGCTACTTTTAAGTAAATGTACAAATGGAAAGCTGGAACTTCTTGGAAAAAATGTGATGGTCTACTGTCTTACTCTTGTCTGGTCCTGAAAACACTCCCCTTCAGTGCTGGCTTTCCGCTGGGCCTCCAAGATGAGCTCCTTAAGGGCGAGCGGATCGTCCTTTCTCAGAGCAAAACCAACATTCTTCAAAGTCAGCAGAACCAGCTCTATATCCCTTGAGCTGAAACGTGTCACCAGCTTCTTCAGAATGTCAAAGATCAAGAGACCGTGGACCACATGGAAGTTGTAGAGATGGGCAATTATGGACACCAAGTTGTCACATTCTTTGTTTGTAGTATCAAGCTGACTGTAGGTTTTATCAAACTGACGAACTACAGTTTCCAGAAAATTAGCTCCAACCTCAGAggaaaaaacaagcaagaaagtAGGAAATTGTCAGCACCCTCCATATCTACACTATCTGACAGAAATTCTTGTAACAGCATACCACTGAGATGAATTAACATGCTTCTCGGTTTGTGGTGGACTATATTGCCATTATGGCAAGTGTCTGAACCTGTATAGTGACCTAAACTCAGATTAGATACCTCCAAGCCAACAGCATGGTGGAGAACGCTGACGAGTAGGATGTGCTCCATCAGCAGCCTGGTAAAGAGAGTGCATATTCATCAGTGTGTTGTTTAAAAGTCACATTTGGTTACTTAAGTGTGTGTATGAGAGCCTGCAACATAGACATTCACAATTAAAGAGCGGGCAACTATATCATTCTAGATGAGGTAACCTTTCAGGCATGAGAGCAGGGGTGACACAGGCAGCCAGCAGAACCTCAGTGAGTGTATCATTCATGTCCTTTCTGCTGGTGCTCATGTACAGCTCTTCGAGCTGACTGCTGATGGACGCCATATTGGGTTGACTCAACCTGTCCAAAACAAGGCAGGGTTAAACATGTGCTTATCAACTTGATCAACAACATGAGGACAGAATTTCACATGATCTGTCACCTGATTGGCAGAGGTATTTAAAAAGACGCCTCTTCAAACAGTGCATTTATAAATCGACAGCTAGAAAACCCTAGACAATGGCCCTGTCCCAAGTGACACACTTAATGTGGACTTGCGGTCTCATGGCCTTCATATGCGTGTCTCTGCAAAGTCCACAAGAACatagggtgtcccatttgacattttagtgcTCAGAAGGATGCTCACGAGGACCTACTTTGCACCCTCGATGTGCCCTTCGGCTGAGCCTGCATCGATGCGAGCTCCACAGTGAACTACTACCcaacagtccctgctgctgaaccTCATGACCAATCACAGCGGACTGGAGTTTCCGTGCTGGAGGAAAAATCGTGGTTCTTTTCTCTGATTGTCAACGATGGATCTCTTGCATTTcttgagtattttttttaactggtttaaaaaaaactttgcttTATTGTGTTTACCAAAGATAGAATCACTCTCAACAGAATCATACTCTGTTTCTATTACATAATTTTTCTTCGGGAAGTTTTGCgttcataaagtaacttaaatctaaacctttgctattgtttgtttcaaagaggattttacgATTATTGTGAGTCTCCAAAACATTAAGACATGACAGAGTACTTTCCTGAACATAGTTGAGGTTTTCACAATTCATTATATTGATTTAAATACTAACGTTCGGTCTACCGGCGATGTATAACCTGAAAAAGTGTAGCTggctgtatatataaataaaatgattttttgcaatCTACTGCAGTGTGTGAGACGTATGTGCTCCTTTCTATCCATTTGACTGTTTTAAGCACCTGCATGCAACATCCAGGTatccaaatcacatttatttgttctctaatacatttttaaaagatggggttttgttgttgttattatacgTGTGCTTTGCATTTCAAAGTCTCATGATTAAATCTTGTAATactttattgtcagtgtgttgttTGGAATTATCCAACAGATACAAATATTCAAGAGGgagtttaaagtgtgttcctttaccctatcAATGTTGTGACTTTTTCTGATAATTATTTGTATGTATAAGACAATGTATAAAAATGTGTCATCTGGCTTAAGTCTTGAAGTCTGACCCAAATGCACAGTTTTATAACTCATGcaccctcatggacttgctgactagcgcCCCATCTGTCTGAATTCGGAGGAGGACCTCAATGGCAgagggtgccatttgggacagggccattaTCCTCTTACCTCCTGTGGCTGAGGTCTTACCTGTTTATAAGACCTTTTACACTGCGCTTCAGTTTCTCCAGCTCGGCTTTGCGTTTGCTGTCCACAGCTTCTCGTAGGTGAGGTGGAACATACTTGTTCACTGTAGCAGGATTCTGTAAGAAGATACCAGCATGGATCAACAGGCATAAAAGCATAACCACTAATACCTTAAAGCACTAACATCAGCTTTGAAACATGCTTCTCAACAGCATGCAAAAGACTCAGGAAAAGAGAACAGTGGCTTATGGGGAAAGGCTGAATTTAGGATTTAGTAATTAAATCCTGGTTTTAAAGGACATACTGCCTCTTTGCTCTCAGATGGCCTTTGTTCAGATTTAACTTCctctccatcatcatcatcatcttcttctcTGTCCTCTGATGCTTCTGTGTAACTTTCCTCTTCTTCATCTCTCGCCTCCTCGTCTTCTTCTATCTGTGTGTCATCTTCACCCTCACTGTCATCTTTCTCCTCACCATCTGTCATTTCTCCTCCGCTGTCCTCTTCCAACTCATCAAAGTTATCCTTCGCTTTGTCTAGGTCCATTTCTTCATCACTCTCATACAGTCCTGTCGCAGACGGCCCAGGCTCAAGAATTCCTAAAATATAATCAAGCCCATCGTTGGCGAATGACTGGGGAAGGCTCTTTTTGTTCCTTCTTTTATTCAGTCCAAGGCGTTTCTCtaattttcttatttctttatcCTCTTCAATATTTGCCTCTAATAGAGCCAGCTTTCTGGTCTCGTTCGGTTTAGATTTCTTTCTCGGACTTGGGAGATCTTCGGAGAAGTGAACTTTCCTTTTAGTCTTCTTTTCTACGTCATCTTTAGTTTTGGCATTGTTTCTCTGCGCCTTCTGTGGTCTCTGAGTGGCGTGTTTAATATTTTCGGCCGATTTTACTCCTGTTTTTTCCGCCTTTTCCTCTTTCGCAGCGGTCTTGTTTGCATGCTCAGGTTTCTCACACTTGTTCGGGAGTGACTGACCCATGTAGTGACTTTTCATCTTGGCTTTTTTAAACTTACGTTTCTCTTTACGCAGCACTGTTCTATTTTTCCTCTTTAAGAATACTGTCCTTTGATCACGTTCATTGTCATCTAGACCTCCTTTGCTTTTCACAAAATTATTCACTGAATCCCTGAATTTCTCAAGTTTATCTTTTTGCTTTTTCCTTCCACCTTTCCCTTTCCTCCTGCGTTGCGTTTTTGCTTTCATGTTCGCTCACTCTTTCTAATTACAATCACTAATAGTTTACTATATCTGACTATTATTCATGTACATTGTTAATATTTACGTGTttacagaccgaaatttaaaaaaaaaaaaatcacacgaaGGGCTTGTAACACATGTACAGACTGGAGGTAGCCATTGACGTTGTTTCTTCGTTCGACGTTCTTAGTTTAGAAATCAAAATGAAGTTACTTTACGCCATCTACTGAGCTGGAGT from Myxocyprinus asiaticus isolate MX2 ecotype Aquarium Trade chromosome 1, UBuf_Myxa_2, whole genome shotgun sequence carries:
- the nom1 gene encoding nucleolar MIF4G domain-containing protein 1, giving the protein MKAKTQRRRKGKGGRKKQKDKLEKFRDSVNNFVKSKGGLDDNERDQRTVFLKRKNRTVLRKEKRKFKKAKMKSHYMGQSLPNKCEKPEHANKTAAKEEKAEKTGVKSAENIKHATQRPQKAQRNNAKTKDDVEKKTKRKVHFSEDLPSPRKKSKPNETRKLALLEANIEEDKEIRKLEKRLGLNKRRNKKSLPQSFANDGLDYILGILEPGPSATGLYESDEEMDLDKAKDNFDELEEDSGGEMTDGEEKDDSEGEDDTQIEEDEEARDEEEESYTEASEDREEDDDDDGEEVKSEQRPSESKEANPATVNKYVPPHLREAVDSKRKAELEKLKRSVKGLINRLSQPNMASISSQLEELYMSTSRKDMNDTLTEVLLAACVTPALMPERLLMEHILLVSVLHHAVGLEVGANFLETVVRQFDKTYSQLDTTNKECDNLVSIIAHLYNFHVVHGLLIFDILKKLVTRFSSRDIELVLLTLKNVGFALRKDDPLALKELILEAQRKASTEGECFQDQTRIRFMLETMLALKNNDMRKIPGYDPEPMEKLRKLQRTLIHSSAGSSDMKLRVSLENLLEAERVGRWWIVGSSWSGAPMIDDHENKITNQPTKGEQYSAKMLELARKQRMNTDIRRNIFCVLMSSEDFLDAFEKLLRLGLKDQQEREIVHVLMDCCLQEKSFNRFYAVLAEKFCSHDRRFQMTFQFSLWDKFKDLANLSSRSFSNLVQLVTHLLHRKCLSLSILKAIEFGELDKPKVKFLKQIFLKLLGETEPEDLVNIFGRISGIPKLRMLREGMKLFISHFLLRNIHTQEPNEQAKLLMDRAEIATKAMEARDNRLKL